A single region of the Phycisphaerae bacterium RAS1 genome encodes:
- a CDS encoding Type I phosphodiesterase / nucleotide pyrophosphatase: MRERSAIGRVILVAAPLAWMCTACAGCAAAAEDWRAAARTWTRGADDYRGFDRDGDGRLEYVQRLRDGYADRLWFAARRDGRDWMASVRRPAADPQEEPLLVLLLDGVSYERIAALKAAGRFALFQPPAPVVSVFPTLTDVAYDHFFQTGPTPGYEAGYFDRSANRLSDAAGVYLHGANERWVRCADHRLAFIEDAFMYLMPRRVFHAELRRARRRVETLLAAGRRSLVIYLLSTDALGHMLAPQEIERELTKLDDWIERLMYDCRGRLEVVMLADHGNTTVPPRRFKLRELLRDAGLRVVSRLERSGDVAVPLFGLLDVARVHTFDAATRDRVLELLEPRAEVALLACRDGDAICVRAAGQTAMVESRGGRYRCVGQGDPLQLATVAVRMRAAGSMDAEGFASADAWLEATAEHPWPAGPPRLFEGMRTLSDEQPDVAVSLAEGWFVGSGFLSSFVNMRGTHGGLGRGASETFVMTTSRRYDPPLTLEQVAELIARDFGWRGDGECQKSEVRSQKRKRVRCRAGRLTSVVVSGGTGILPVPGCTRTGETPVPPKCSGSFPQPRGALLSPRPGVRREEAMRCRACGYWMSVSATRTTPPSERCWLRTSMSRSTASCTCMRRWQRFRGGHTPWSW, from the coding sequence GTGAGGGAGCGGTCCGCCATCGGCCGCGTTATCCTGGTCGCGGCGCCGCTTGCGTGGATGTGCACGGCCTGCGCCGGATGCGCGGCGGCCGCCGAGGACTGGCGTGCTGCCGCGCGGACCTGGACGCGCGGTGCGGATGACTATCGCGGTTTTGATCGGGACGGCGATGGCCGACTGGAGTACGTCCAGCGGCTGCGCGACGGCTATGCCGACCGGCTCTGGTTTGCCGCCAGGCGCGACGGACGCGACTGGATGGCGTCCGTCCGGCGTCCGGCCGCCGACCCGCAAGAGGAACCGCTGCTGGTGCTGCTCCTGGACGGCGTGTCGTACGAGCGAATCGCGGCTCTGAAGGCCGCCGGGCGTTTTGCGCTCTTTCAGCCGCCGGCGCCGGTCGTCTCGGTCTTTCCGACGCTCACGGATGTGGCGTACGACCACTTCTTTCAGACCGGTCCGACGCCGGGCTACGAAGCCGGCTATTTCGACCGCTCCGCCAATCGGCTGAGCGATGCGGCGGGCGTTTATCTGCACGGCGCGAACGAACGCTGGGTACGCTGCGCCGACCACCGCCTGGCGTTCATCGAAGACGCCTTCATGTACCTGATGCCGCGGCGCGTCTTTCACGCCGAGCTGCGCCGCGCCCGCCGGAGGGTGGAGACGCTGCTCGCGGCCGGCCGCCGCAGCCTCGTGATCTACCTGCTCAGCACTGACGCCCTGGGTCATATGCTCGCGCCGCAGGAGATCGAGCGCGAGCTGACGAAGCTGGATGACTGGATCGAGCGGCTGATGTACGACTGCCGCGGCCGGCTGGAAGTCGTAATGCTGGCCGACCACGGCAACACGACCGTGCCGCCCAGGCGCTTCAAGCTGCGCGAGCTGCTGCGCGACGCGGGTCTGCGCGTGGTCAGCCGGCTGGAGCGGAGCGGCGACGTGGCGGTCCCGCTGTTCGGGCTGCTGGATGTCGCCCGCGTCCACACGTTCGACGCCGCGACGCGCGACCGCGTGCTGGAGCTGCTCGAGCCGCGCGCGGAAGTGGCCCTGCTGGCCTGTCGTGATGGCGATGCGATTTGCGTGCGGGCCGCGGGCCAGACCGCGATGGTCGAGTCGCGCGGCGGGCGCTATCGCTGTGTCGGCCAGGGAGACCCGCTCCAGCTCGCGACGGTTGCAGTGCGCATGCGCGCCGCGGGGAGCATGGACGCCGAGGGCTTCGCATCGGCCGACGCGTGGCTGGAAGCCACCGCCGAACACCCCTGGCCCGCCGGCCCGCCACGTCTATTCGAGGGGATGCGAACGCTGTCCGATGAGCAGCCGGACGTTGCGGTGTCGCTGGCTGAGGGCTGGTTCGTCGGAAGCGGGTTCCTGTCCAGCTTTGTGAACATGCGCGGCACGCACGGGGGACTGGGCCGGGGAGCGAGCGAGACGTTCGTGATGACCACCAGCCGGAGGTACGACCCGCCGCTGACGCTTGAGCAGGTGGCGGAATTGATTGCGCGGGATTTCGGATGGCGAGGCGACGGGGAATGTCAGAAGTCAGAAGTTCGAAGTCAGAAGCGAAAGCGAGTCCGCTGTCGCGCGGGTCGGCTGACGTCGGTCGTCGTCTCGGGTGGAACGGGCATCTTGCCCGTTCCCGGCTGTACAAGGACGGGCGAGACGCCCGTCCCACCCAAATGCTCCGGCAGTTTTCCGCAGCCGCGCGGCGCGTTACTATCCCCGCGTCCCGGCGTGCGCCGGGAGGAGGCGATGCGTTGTCGCGCGTGTGGGTACTGGATGTCGGTCAGTGCAACCCGGACCACGCCGCCATCCGAGCGATGCTGGCTACGAACTTCGATGTCGAGGTCGACCGCGTCATGCACGTGCATGAGGCGCTGGCAGCGCTTTCGCGGCGGGCATACGCCCTGGTCCTGGTGA
- the ubiE_1 gene encoding Demethylmenaquinone methyltransferase encodes MSHTAVQRFYRYHAYVYDWTRWAILHGRRRAISRLNLRPDSRVLEIGCGTGLNFHYVLEHLDPHRGRLTGLDFSEDMLRRAERRVAAAGWPNVELIQGDATKLSLGGKYDAVCFGYSLTMIPDWREALRRAHEHVAPGGRLMLLDFGPFRSWGPLAPLMRAWLRANHVETLEPYVDEMVRICPSTKIEYRVGGYYFVAMGTKE; translated from the coding sequence TTGTCGCACACAGCGGTTCAGCGTTTTTACCGTTACCACGCCTATGTCTACGACTGGACGCGCTGGGCGATCCTGCACGGCCGGCGTCGCGCCATCAGCCGGCTCAACCTGCGGCCCGACAGCCGCGTGCTCGAGATCGGCTGCGGCACGGGCCTGAACTTCCATTACGTGCTGGAGCACCTCGATCCGCATCGCGGGCGGCTGACGGGGCTGGATTTTTCGGAAGACATGCTGCGGCGGGCGGAGCGGCGCGTCGCGGCGGCCGGCTGGCCGAACGTGGAGCTGATTCAGGGCGACGCGACGAAACTGTCGCTGGGCGGAAAATACGACGCGGTCTGTTTCGGTTACAGCCTGACGATGATCCCAGACTGGCGCGAGGCGTTGCGGCGGGCTCACGAGCACGTGGCGCCCGGCGGGCGCCTGATGCTGCTGGACTTCGGCCCGTTTCGCTCCTGGGGGCCGTTGGCGCCGCTGATGCGCGCCTGGCTGCGGGCCAATCACGTGGAGACGCTCGAACCGTACGTGGACGAAATGGTGCGAATCTGTCCGTCGACGAAGATCGAGTATCGCGTCGGCGGGTATTACTTTGTTGCGATGGGAACGAAGGAATGA